The following proteins are co-located in the Triticum aestivum cultivar Chinese Spring chromosome 1A, IWGSC CS RefSeq v2.1, whole genome shotgun sequence genome:
- the LOC123064212 gene encoding tubulin alpha chain-like, giving the protein MRECISIHIGQAGIQVGNACWELYCLEHGIQPDGQMPGDKTVGGGDDAFNTFFSETGAGKHVPRAVFVDLEPTVIDEVRTGAYRQLFHPEQLISGKEDAANNFARGHYTIGKEIVDLCLDRIRKLSDNCTGLQGFLVFNAVGGGTGSGLGSLLLERLSVDYGKKSKLGFTVYPSPQVSTSVVEPYNSVLSTHSLLEHTDVSILLDNEAIYDICRRSLDIERPTYTNLNRLVSQVISSLTASLRFDGALNVDVNEFQTNLVPYPRIHFMLSSYAPVISAEKAYHEQLSVAEITNSAFEPSSMMAKCDPRHGKYMACCLMYRGDVVPKDVNAAVATIKTKRTIQFVDWCPTGFKCGINYQPPGVVPGGDLAKVQRAVCMISNSTSVVEVFSRIDHKFDLMYAKRAFVHWYVGEGMEEGEFSEAREDLAALEKDYEEVGAEFDEGEDGDEGDEY; this is encoded by the exons ATGAGGGAGTGCATCTCGATCCACATCGGCCAGGCCGGCATCCAGGTCGGGAACGCGTGCTGGGAGCTCTACTGCCTCGAGCATGGCATTCAG CCTGATGGCCAGATGCCCGGTGACAAGACCGTTGGGGGAGGTGATGATGCTTTCAACACCTTCTTCAGCGAGACTGGGGCTGGGAAGCACGTCCCCCGTGCTGTCTTCGTAGATCTCGAGCCCACTGTGATTGATGAGGTGAGGACTGGCGCTTACCGCCAGCTCTTCCACCCTGAGCAGCTTATCAGTGGCAAGGAGGATGCAGCCAACAACTTCGCCCGTGGTCATTACACCA TTGGCAAGGAGATTGTTGATCTGTGCCTTGACCGTATCAGGAAGCTTTCAGACAACTGCACTGGTCTCCAGGGATTCCTTGTCTTCAACGCTGTTGGAGGTGGAACTGGCTCTGGCCTTGGTTCTCTTCTGCTGGAGCGCCTCTCTGTTGACTATGGAAAGAAGTCCAAGCTTGGGTTCACAGTGTACCCATCACCCCAGGTCTCCACCTCTGTTGTTGAGCCATACAACAGTGTCCTGTCCACCCACTCCCTCCTTGAGCACACTGATGTGTCTATCCTTCTTGACAATGAGGCCATCTATGACATCTGCCGCCGCTCCCTTGACATTGAGCGCCCAACATACACCAACCTCAACAGGCTTGTTTCTCAG GTCATTTCATCGCTGACAGCTTCCCTGAGGTTTGATGGTGCTCTGAATGTTGATGTCAATGAATTCCAGACCAACTTGGTGCCCTACCCGAGGATCCACTTCATGCTTTCCTCCTATGCCCCAGTGATCTCAGCTGAGAAGGCCTACCATGAGCAGCTGTCTGTTGCTGAGATCACCAACAGCGCCTTTGAGCCTTCATCTATGATGGCCAAGTGTGACCCCCGCCACGGCAAGTACATGGCCTGCTGTCTCATGTACCGTGGTGATGTTGTTCCCAAGGATGTCAACGCTGCTGTGGCCACCATCAAGACCAAGCGCACTATCCAGTTTGTTGACTGGTGCCCCACTGGCTTCAAGTGTGGTATCAACTACCAGCCACCAGGTGTTGTCCCAGGTGGTGACCTTGCCAAGGTCCAGAGGGCTGTGTGCATGATCTCCAACTCCACCAGTGTCGTCGAGGTCTTCTCCCGCATTGACCACAAGTTTGACCTCATGTACGCCAAGCGTGCCTTCGTCCACTGGTACGTCGGTGAGGGCATGGAGGAGGGAGAGTTCTCTGAGGCCCGTGAGGATCTTGCTGCCCTGGAGAAGGACTATGAAGAAGTTGGTGCTGAGTTCGACGAGGGTGAGGACGGTGACGAGGGCGACGAGTACTAG